DNA sequence from the Candidatus Hydrogenedentota bacterium genome:
CACCCGGCCCGCCGGGGGGCGGCGGCGGGGGGCCGTCGGCCCTGTTTCCCTGCGCCCACAGGGGTGCGGCCAGCATCAGCGCAAGCGCGGCCACAGGCATGCCGCATAACAGAATCTGTCGAGTCTTCATTGTCCGGTCTCCTTTTCAGTGTTGACCTGCGTTTCCGGCCGGCCTCATGGCCGGTTGCTGTGATAGGGGGAGCAAGGGCCGTGCCATGATGCGAAGGGGGCCGAAAAAAAGTGGAAAGTGGGGCAAAACCTGGCATTTTGGCTGGAAACGGCGTGGATGCGGGCAATCTTTGCAGAGCATGGCGGAAATGCCTGCGCATGTTTTGCGCAAGGCGTCCGGCTTTCTGTGCTTCCCCCGTTATTTCATCCCGTCAATTCAATGACGGGACCGGCCCGCGCCGTTTGCGGCGCTCTTCCGCAACCGGGTAGAGTGTCGGGGGCGTTGCAGGATGAAGGAATCCTCCATGACAGAGACATCGGAACAGTACAACGACTATCGCCGCGAGGTGGTCGTGGAGCGCGTGGAGCTTTTTTCCGTGCTGTACGGGCCGGTGATGCCGTTCAAGTTCTTTGAGCGGCCCCACGGCCCGGCGGGGCGTCCGGCGGTGCTTGTGAAACTCACCGCCAGTGACGGCACCATCGGCTGGGGGCAGAGCGTTCCCTCGCCGAGGTGGGGGGGCGAGCCCCTGGAAAGCGCCCGCCAAACCCTAGAGCATTACCTGGCGCCGGTGGTGCTGGGAAAGAACCCTTTCGATATTGCGGACATTCATGCCGCGATGGACGCGGAACTCCCCGATCTGGCCTTCACCGCCTTGGCCATTACCAAGGCGGGCATGGACCTCGCCCTCCATGATCTCATGGGCAAACTGGCGGGGGTCAATGTGGCCGCACTCTGGGGCATGACCGCAGAAAAGCCCGTGGAAATCAGTTGGACCGTCAGCACGCCGGACCTGGAAAAGGTGCCGGACATTCTGGAGGAGGGGCGGCGGCGGGGCTTCTCCCATTTCAACATCAAAGTGGCGCCCCATCTGGAGACGGACGTGGAACTGTGCCGCATGGTCCGGGACTTCGCCCCGGAGGGCTTCCTGTGGGCGGACGCCAACGGCGGCTATGACACCGCCACCGCCCTGGCCGCCGTGCCCCGCCTCGCGGGGGCGGGCGCCGTGGTGCTGGAGCAGCCCCTGCGGCCGCACAACATCACGGGCTACCGGCACATCCGGAAGGACGCGCCCATTCCGATAGTCATGGACGAGGGGTTGGTCTCTCCTGAGCAGCTTGCCCAGTATGTGGCCCTGGGCTGCTGCGACGGCGCGGCGATGAAGCCCGCCCGCTGCGGCGGGCTGCTGAACGCCGTGCGCCAGATTGGGCTGCTGCGCCGCCACAACCTGATGTTCCTGGGTTCCGGCCTCACGGACCCGGATCTCGCCCTCGCCGCGTCGCTTATACTCTACAGCGCCTACGGTTTGGCGCAACCCGCCGCGCTCAACGGCCCGCAGTTTCTGGGGGAAAGTTTGCTGAAAACACCGCTGGAATGTGTCAATGGGCGGATGGCCCCGCCGGCAGGCCCCGGCCTCGGGGTTGAAGTGGACGAGGCCGCCGTACAAGAATGGAGCCGCCGCCTGGCGTGAGCCGGCGTGGAATGCATGGTCCCCGATACTCAAGGAAGCACATCATGAATGTTGTTCTGGTCACCCTCGCCGCCCTCGGCGGTTTCGGCGCGTTCACCCTGGAGGAAAGCCCCGCAACGGTCACCGTGCTCGAGGACGGCGCCCCCGTGATGGTCTATCAGGCCCTGCCGGGCGAACTGCCCAGGCTGGTGTCGCAGCGTTACCGCCGGGGCTGCTACATCCACCCGCTCTACGGGCTGGACGGCGAGGTGATGACGGAGGACTTCCCCTGGGACCACCGCCACCACCGGGGCCTTTTCTGGGCGTGGCCCGACAGCACCGTGGCCGGGCGCAAGATGGACGTGTGGACCCTGGACGATTCCCGCCAGGTCTTTGTCCGCTGGGTGGAGAAGTCCGCCGACGCCGAAAAGGCGCGGCTGGTGGCCGAAAGCCACTGGGTCTTCGACGATGCCCCGGACAAACCCCTGGTCAAGGAGACCGCCGAAATGGTGGTCCACGCCAAATCCGGCGACACCCGCGCCATGGACCTGGTGCTGACCTTCGAGAACATCGGCGCCGAGACCATCACCATACGGGGCGCGACCACGGACAACAAGGGCTACGGCGGCCTGTGCTACCGCCCGGACTCGGCGCGCAAGCCCATGCATTTCCTGGCCGCCAAAGGCCCGGAAACGGAGGATGTGCTTGAACTCGCCAGCCCCTGGGCGGATGTCTCCTTCGCCGTGGCGCCCGACGCCGAAAAGCAGTCCGGACTGGCCATCTTCCAGCATCCCTCCCTGCCGGGCTACCCCCATCCCGGCTGGATTTTCCGCCACTACGGGTTCCTGGGCCAGTCCTGGCCGCACACCACCCCCTACGACCTCGCGCCCGGCGCCGCCATCACCCTGAAATACCGGGTGCTGCTCCACCGGGGCACGGCGGAGGAGGCGGGCGTGCCCGCGCTCTTCGACGCCTATCTCAAGGAGCAGCAGGCCGGCGGCGGGAAGTGACGGGAGCCGGGTGCTGCTGGAATTTAGCCTCGTTCCCAAGTTGTACTTGGGAATGCACTTGTCTCCGAAGTTTCACTTCGTCTGTTCCGCGGTTCGGATGCGAAGTATAACTTCGCGGACAAGTGCATTCCCAAATGAAATTTGGGAACGAGGGTGAGAACTGTCATTATAGCCAAGATTGTCCGGGAACCTAACTTACAGACTACAAACCGCACAGACTTTGCCCGTGCCATTGCGACACCTCCAAAGGACAGAAACTACTATGGAAAAGGCCAGGGTTTTTGCAAAGCCCCTTTCCGTGTTTCAACAAGAGAAACGCCGAGACTCAGGCTTTCTTTCGCCCAGCATCGGCAGTTCCATACGGCAAGGAATCCCGGATCATCTCCAGATACAGCCTCCACAGTCCGGCACAGGGCGTCAACAAGCGGTGTTTCCTTGAAGGTGAGTCCGGTCACATTGACATCCTTGGGACCAAGCCGGGGCGGACCAGACCGTATTCCACCCAAGCCAGACGCCAGACCGACCCTGGCCTCTTCTGAACGGGCATCAAGGACGGCGTCAATGGCGTCCCACAGGGAACAGGAGGGAATATCCACAGTCACCTTTTCCACCT
Encoded proteins:
- a CDS encoding PmoA family protein encodes the protein MNVVLVTLAALGGFGAFTLEESPATVTVLEDGAPVMVYQALPGELPRLVSQRYRRGCYIHPLYGLDGEVMTEDFPWDHRHHRGLFWAWPDSTVAGRKMDVWTLDDSRQVFVRWVEKSADAEKARLVAESHWVFDDAPDKPLVKETAEMVVHAKSGDTRAMDLVLTFENIGAETITIRGATTDNKGYGGLCYRPDSARKPMHFLAAKGPETEDVLELASPWADVSFAVAPDAEKQSGLAIFQHPSLPGYPHPGWIFRHYGFLGQSWPHTTPYDLAPGAAITLKYRVLLHRGTAEEAGVPALFDAYLKEQQAGGGK